The Paenibacillus beijingensis nucleotide sequence CGGGGCTGCACCCGCCTTATGTCGTGGAGACCGCCTGGGAGCTGCAGCGGCTCGGCATAACGTTCGCGGACATGCCGCTTACGCCGGAAGATTTGGCCTCGGAAGTGGACCGCTATGGGTAAGGACTGGAAGGTATCGGAGCTTATTGTTGCCGCAGGGAGTGGAATGGCGAATCGCGCCGTTAACGCCTTTTTTCGGGACGGGCGGATTACGCTGCTCGTCGGAGCAAACGGTTCCGGCAAAACGACGCTGCTGGAGTCGCTTGCCGGATTGCGGCAGCCGGCGAGCGGAGCCGTGGAGCTGGGCGGTGAGTCGCTTTGGTCCGGCAGGCGCAAGCTGAATCGCAGCGTGCTGCTTGCGCTCGGCATCGCGCCGCAGCATGCCGAGTCGCAGTGGTTTACCGGCAGCGCCCGGCGCGAGCTCGATTATTCGATGAAGCCTTACCGGCTGGCGGAGCCCGAGCGGGAGCAGCGCATCCGGGAAGCGCTGGAGCGGACGGGGCTTGGTCCGGAGCTGCTGCAGCGCGACCCCTGGACGCTCAGCGGCGGGCAGCAGCGGCGGCTGGCGCTTGCGTGCCTGCTCGCATGCCGCCCGCATTGGCTGCTGCTGGACGAGCCGACGGCGGGGCTGGACGCCGAAGGCATTCGCCGCCTGTGCGCCATTTTGGAGGCGCATAGGCGGGAGGGGCGCGGAGCGGTCGTGGTGACGCACGACCTCGACGCGCTGCTGCCGCTCGCGGACGACGTCGTCGTCATGGACGGCGGCACCGTCCGCGAAGCGGTGCCGGCCGCGGCGTATGCGCGGTCGCTCGCCCGCGAAGCGGGCCCCGCGGCGCCGCAGGCGCTGCGCACGGCAGCGGAGCTGGCCGCAGCCGGCTTTGCGCCGCCGCAGCCGGAGGGCGGCGCGCCGTGGCTGCCGCCGCGAGCGCTTGCGGCGGAGCTGGCAGCGCAGCTGGGCCGAGGGCGCGAGGCGCATGCCAACGCGCCGACTGCGAGAAACGATGCGGCCTCTGGCGCCGCGATCCAACCGGCTGCAAACGAGCCGCCCGCCATGCTGCGGTCTGCCGGCACCGCC carries:
- a CDS encoding ATP-binding cassette domain-containing protein, whose product is MGKDWKVSELIVAAGSGMANRAVNAFFRDGRITLLVGANGSGKTTLLESLAGLRQPASGAVELGGESLWSGRRKLNRSVLLALGIAPQHAESQWFTGSARRELDYSMKPYRLAEPEREQRIREALERTGLGPELLQRDPWTLSGGQQRRLALACLLACRPHWLLLDEPTAGLDAEGIRRLCAILEAHRREGRGAVVVTHDLDALLPLADDVVVMDGGTVREAVPAAAYARSLAREAGPAAPQALRTAAELAAAGFAPPQPEGGAPWLPPRALAAELAAQLGRGREAHANAPTARNDAASGAAIQPAANEPPAMLRSAGTAGASRTEGATRTEGAACAEGTSGAPVAAAGAHSAASKRFEAAGRFEARLFDPRALLAAYMLLAAAVLQQRGWAGAAVASALTAALLWPLRRYLRPYAGAVKAYALLIFIMTALAGIRLQPPGFDTAAASLTLLRLGKLLLVMLLGLPLLGLTTPLRLQQAIEQSLAWTRRLRVPVHSIALTVALVFRFIPLLAAEWHRFARIACARGKTNSRPGSVPPAMLKAVLIPFLLSLLRLADGVADALEARGFGSRDEGAAPGTRLRFTRADAILVMAALVLFICLFLAARSGTL